GCTTTACCGCGCGCAGCTCCCGACTGAAATCGGTGAGACAACACGGCCACCTGACAGATCAGCATGGCCCCCCCGGACATGCCTTGCAGGAATCGGCTTGCAATCAACACACTGGCGCTTTGCGCCCATCCACAGGCCAGTGAGGTAATGCCGAAAAGCACCAGGCTAATGACAAACACTCGCTTGCGCCCATACCGATCCGCCAGGGTACCGGTGGCCATCAGCACCATGGTGCAGGCGAGGGTGTAGGCATTCATGATCCACTGCATATCGTTGAAATCGCTGTGCAGAATCGATTCAAGCGTGGGCAGGATTGCCGGCACGCTCGAGATCTCCAGGCCGAACATCAGCGAGGCCAAGCAAACGGCGGCTATTGTGAAAATATCTTTTTGCGAAGAAGAGAACGACATCATGATCTTCCAGATCAAGTTGATGGGCACTGGCAAGACCGCTCAAGGGGAGTTGGCGCGATAGCCTCACCAGCGTCACCCGACATAACTCCAAGTGACCGGCCGCATTCTGGAAGTAATTAAAAAATGACAGAAATGATTTAATTTCGTAAGTTTTATTAATATTCATCATGAGTGGACCCAATGGACTTCGACCCAGCGCTGTTGCGTGCTTTTGTCGCGATCAAGGAGACCGGCAGTTTCACTCGTGCCGCAGAGCGGCTGCATTTGAGCCAGTCAGCGATCAGTCATCAGGTCCGGCGCTTGGAAGAACAGGCCGGTACCGCGCTACTGGTGCGCACTACCCGACGTTTGACGCTGACAGAAGATGGCGAGGATTTTCTGCGCCATGCCGAACACGTCCTCAGAGCGCAAGACGCCCTCTCCCGGCGTTTCGAAGCGTCGTCGGTATCCGGGGCCGTGCGCTTCGGTGTGCCGGAAAACTTTATCGGCGATGGCCTGCCGCCGTTACTGACTCGGTTCGCCAGACAGTTTCCCGCCGTACGTCTGGATGTAACCGTCGGCACCTACCTCGACCTGCGCGCGCTGGTCGATGCCGATGGGCTTGATCTGGCCGTAATCATGGCATTGCCGGGCAGTCAGGTCGGCGGTACCGTGCTGCGCGAAACCCGGTTTGTCTGGGCCGCGGCGCAGGGTTTCGACTTTACCGGCAATTCCCCTTTGCCGCTGGCGTTTGCACCAGCGCCCTGCGTACACCGCCAGGTGGCCGTAGAGGCATTGGCGAGTGCCACCGTGAATTGGCGGGTCGCCTTTACCTCTCCAAGTCAACAAGGATTGCGGGCGGCGGTGTTGGCGGGGCTTGCCGTCACCGCGCTACCGCTGGGAGATCTGGAACCCGGTATGGTGGTGATTGATGGTCAATATGGCCTGCCACCGCTGCCGGAGGCTGATTTCAGACTGATATGGAGTGTCACAGGAAAGACGCCTGCGGCCCATGCATTCGGGCAACTGCTGGTGGAGATGTCTGAGTCGCCATCGATCTAGAACAAACTGCCATTGGCATTCCAGGGTAAGCGCCCTGTTCTGCTGACTTTTTTCAATCGCACCTTCAAGGACCGAACCTGTGATCGCATCCCCCGCCCACAGCGCTTGAACACCCTTAACTGATCACGCACCTGACGCTGACCGTCACCTCTGGCGGGGTGAATATGTCTGCTCTGGGCGCGCATGACTGGCGCCCGGATTTTGCTGCCACCACGACACTACCGAATTGGTTTTTCGACGACAGCACCGACCTCACGCTCCGGCTGGTCGAGTTGCGCATGCCAGTCCTGCTCCTCTGGGGAAATTCTGATCTGATCAGCCCGTTTGCGGCGGCCAGCGCCTTGCTCAACTGTTACCCCGCGCGAACCCTGGCGCCTAATCCGAGCTATGTACGACTACGAGCAACTCTGCTTGCTCGTCAGAAACAGTGCGCAGACGATGAGATTTCTGTGCATTGAAATGAAGGGCGTCGCCTTCATCCAACGTCTGCCGTTCGTTACCGAAATCGACTTCGACACGGCCACGAACCACATAGATGAACTCCTCCCCAAGGTGCTCCTTGAAGGCAGAGTGGCCAAACGAGCGTGGCGGATAGACCAGAAATGGCAGCAACGCCCGATGGCCAATATGGCGCGCCAGCGGTACGTGAGCCACTGATACTCCCGCGTCATTGGCTTCGCGCTGCTGACGTCGAACCAGACTATAGCCTTCGGTGGGCACCGCCTCGGTGCTGAACAACTCTTCAGCCTGGGCATTCAATGCCTTGGCCAGTTTGAGTGCCACCGCAATGGAGGGCGAACTCACACCCCGCTCCACCTTCGACAGATAGCTCTTGGTCAATCCGGTTTGCCCGGCCAGCTGCTCCAGGGTTATCCCCATCTTCTTCCGCAAAATTCTCAGCTGCACCGCCATCCAACGCCGTTCCTTGAAAAATAATGACACTCGGCTTGCTAATGACACAATGTGTCATTAGCATCACTCTGTGTCCTTGAGAGTCGTTGCAGCGACTCCTTGGCAATTTGAACTGTTTTCGACCAGGTACTGACCGTGACCACGACCATGCAGATCCCGAAGGATCAGCTCGTCACCCTCGCTGAGAAGCAAATGGTGATGACACTGATCGATAACGAATATACCCCGAGACAGAAGCTTGCACTCACCTGCCGAATTCTTTTTGACGGCGGTCATGACTCAGGGCTGGCCGGGCAGATCACCGCCCGTACCGAAACGCCAGGCAGCTATTATACGCAGCGCCTGGGTTTGGGCTTTGACGAGATTTGCGGGTCGAACCTGCTGGTGGTCGATGAAGACCTCAAGGTGCTTAAGGGCCAAGGCATGGCAAACCCCGCCAATCGCTTTCACAGCTGGCTCTACCGGGCTCGCCCGGATGTGAATTGCATTATCCATACGCACCCACTGCACAGCGCCACGCTGTCGATGCTGGAAGTCCCGCTCGCAGTTTCCCATATGGACATCTGCCCGCTTTTCAACGATTGCGCCTTTCTCAAGGATTGGCCAGGTATCCCGGTGGGCAATGAAGAAGGCGAGATTATTTCCAAGGCTATCGGGGACAAGCGCGCCATCTTGCTCTCCCACCATGGCTTGCTGATTGCGGGTGATTCGATTGAAGAGGCCTGCGTCCTGGCACTGTTGTTCGAACGTGCGGCCAGGATGCAATTGCTGGCCATGAGCGCAGGGGAAATTCGCCCCATTTCCGAATTGTTAGGCAAAGAAGCTCACGACTGGATCTCCACCCCGAAACGTCACGGTGCAGCATTCAGCTACTACGCACGGCGCGCACTGCGTACCCATGGCGACTGCCTGGCCTGATCGTACCTACATTCATAAATAGAAAATGCAAAGGTGCCTGCATGTCTACTTCTGTAATTCGCGGCGTTATCGGCTACACCATTACTCCATTCGCGGTCGACGGCTCACTGGATCTGGTCGCCTTGGGGCAATCTATCGATAGGCTGATCGCTTCCGGCGTGCATGCCATCGCCCCTCTGGGGAGTACCGGAGAGGGAGCTTATCTTTCCGATAGCGAATGGGAGTCGGTTGTCCGCTTCAGCCAAGAGAAGATCGCTGACCGAGTCCCGACTGTGGTCAGCGTTTCTGACCTGACCACCGCGCGTACTGTGCAGCGTGCTCAACTGGCTGAAGCTTGTGGCGCCACTGCGGTGATGGTGCTTCCGGCCTCTTACTGGAAGCTGACTGATACGGAAATCGTCGATCATTTCAAGGCTGTAGGTGCAGCCATCAACATCCCGATCATGCTCTACAACAACCCAGGCACCAGCGGCACTGATCTGTCGGTCAATCTGATCCTGCGCATTCTGAGCGAAGTGAAGAATGTCACCATGGTCAAGGAAAGTACTGGCGATATTCAACGCATGCACCGCCTGTTCAAGGCAACAGATGGCAAGGTAGCCTTCTACAACGGCTGCAACCCGTTGGCCCTGGAGGCATTGGTTGCCGGTGCCACGGGTTGGTGTACCGCCGCGCCCAACCTCATTCCCGAGCTGAACCTGGCGCTGTGGGATGCCGTGCAGAGTGGAAAGCTGGAAGAAGCCCGTACTCTGTTTTATCGCCAGTACGAAATGCTGGAATACATCACTCGTCGTGGTCTGCCGACCACTATCAAGGCAGGTTTGAAGATGCAGGGCCTTGACGTCGGCGGCCCCCGCCTTCCACTTCAACCGCTCGATGCTCAAAGTTGCACCTTCCTGAAAGGGCTGCTGAACGATCTGGCATCGTAGTCGCTGGTCGAAGCAGCGTATGAGGCGTTCGCTGTCCTGTAAGTAGCTAGCGTTGTCATTTTCGTGATTGCGAAGTCGCGATCACCATAGAACTGAAGCCGAGGGTAAAACGTTGAAAGTCCATTTCGTGATGCACGAGTCCTTCGAAGCACCCGGTGCATTTGAGGACTGGGTAAAAGCTCGCGGTTACCAAGCCACCTATTCCCGCGTCTACCAACATGATGTCTTGCCAGATACCGCAGAATCGTTCGACCTTCTGGTGGTGTTGGGTGGCCCGCAAGATCCGGCGACTACGCTGGAGCAATGCCCACATTTCAATGCCGCAGCCGAACGCGAACTCATTAGCAAAGCCATATCGGCCCGACGGGCTGTGGTTGGAGTTTGCCTGGGCTCGCAATTGATCGGAGAAGCACTGGGTGCCACTTTCAACCACAGCCCCGAAAAGGAAATTGGCAAATTCCCGATTTATTTAACCCAAGAGGGTTTGGCTAATCCGAAGTTTTCGCACTTCGGGGAAACCCTCGAAGTCGGCCATTGGCACAATGACATGCCTGGGCTCACTCAGGATGCCAAGATCATTGCCAGCAGCGAAGGCTGCCCGCGTCAAATCGTTGAATACAGCCAACTGGTATACGGTTTTCAATGCCATATGGAACTCACCAAAGACGTCGTGGAACTGCTGATTCAGGCATCGGAGGCGGAACTGATAACACTCACTGATCGGCGTTTTGTTCAGCAGCCAGCCGCGCTACGGGCTAACGATTACGATGAGATGAACCAGAAGCTATTGGTATTTTTGGACAAGCTCGTTGCCGATTACCAGGCCGGGTAACGACTCAAGCGCCGCTGTTTAGGAGGCCGGCGCCCCTCCCTCTCATCTCAGTCCAGAGCCTCCCGCGTGCTCATGCCATTCAGAAAACGATCAGTTCCCATGTCATCGATCATGCAGGCCTTCAGAAACACAATGACATTGCCAATATCCGCCTCTATGCAGAAAACCTGATCACTTCATGAAGCCATGAGGCCCGCCCCATTACGTCCGATACACCTGACAGCGGAACGGGACAGTGCATCAATGCAACAAGGTCAGAACGTCACACTGGCGCTGAGTCTTGCCGTGCGAGATTCGCCGACGTTGACCGCCAGTTGGCTGCCGGTAGAGGACGGGTAGTACTGTTTGTCGAACAGGTTGTCGACGTTGAACTGCAGCGAAGTCTTGTACCCAAACAGCGGCGATTCCCAACGCACGAAGGCATCGGCCACGGTGTAGCTATTCAGCCAGAAATCGTTGGCGTTATTGGCCGCGCGCTCGCCGATGTAACGCGCGCCAGCGCCGGCATGCCACGCCCCGAACTTGGTAGGGACGTTCAGGTGATGGGTGAGGTACAGGCTCGCGGTGTGCTTGGGCGCATCGGCGAGGCGGTGACCTTCGTCATCCGGATCGTCGAGGATTTGCGTATGGGTGTAAGCGTAGGTGCCGATCAGGTCCCAACGCTCGGCCACACGCCCGGTGATGTCCAGCTCCAGGCCTTGTGAACCGACCTTGCCCGCCGCCTCCGAAAGGCTGACGCCATTGATTGTCTGGGTGGTCACGACGTTTTTCTTGACGATATCGAACAGCGCAAGGTTGATGTTCAGCCCCGGCAGCGGGTCGTACTTCGCGCCGACCTCGTAGCTGCGGCCCTCCTCCGGATCGAACGTGTGGCCCGCATCGTCGACTTGGGTATTGGGCTTGAACGAACGGCTGTAGTTGCCATACAGCGACAGCGTATCGGTGGCTTTGTAGACCAGGCCCACGAATGGCACGAAGGCATCGCCGTTATCGTCGCGGTTGACCTTGTAACTGCCGCCGCGGCCCTGATCGCTGTACTGATCGTAATGCTGCTGGCGACCGCCTAGAACCAGGATCCAGCGGTCATCAAGGTGCCAGTTATCCTTGAAGTACACGGAGCTGGAGGTCAGCCGGTTGCTCAGGTCGCTGTCTTTAGCGCTGATAAGGCTCGGCTCGGCCAGACGTCCATAAACAGGTGACGTGATGTTGAAACCCGACTGCACGGTATTACGGTAGGTTTTGCCGCGAAATTGGTCGGACGCTTCTGTGTCCACGCCGACCAGCAGGTCATGGCGTTGGCCGAGTAGTTCCTGCTGGCCGATGAAATCCCAGCTGGTGTAGCGGGTCTCATCATCGTAGTGAGCGCCGTTGGCAGCGCGTCGCAGCGTGTTGCCGGTCAATGAGCTGGGCTGGGCAATCGAGAGGCTGTAGCGGTCGTTGTTCCAGCCGTAGGTGACGCGGGTTTTCCAATCGTCATTCAACTGATACTCGAAACGCGCAGTGGCCACTTCACGAATACCGACGCTTTTGGCCCATTTTTCGTCGAGACGCTTGTCGTAGTTGATGTCCGCTGGATGACCATTGGTGAACACGGTGCCGCGGTCGAAGGGACTGGAATAATCGTTGTATTCGTAACTTAAGGTCAGGCTGGCGCGGTCGCCGGTCCAGCTCAGCGATGGCGCGACCAGCGTGCTCTCGTTCACGCCGTAGTTGCGCCAGTAATCCTCATGGCCACGTTCGGCAATCAGGCGATAAGCCAGGCCCGTATCTCCCAGAGGCCCGGTAGTGTCCACGGCCAGGGTGCCGCCGCCTTCGCTGTAGGCCGAACCGCTCAGCGTCGTGCTCTGCGTATATTCAGGCTGCTTGCTGATCACGTTGATCAATCCGCCGGGTTCCAACGCGCCATACAGCATCGAGGCCGGGCCTTTGAGGACTTCGATGCGATCCGTCGTGGCGCTGAAATTGTGCCCCAGATTGGAACGCACGCCATCGCGCAGGATCGAGCCATCATCGTTGGTGCCGAAGCCGCGCTTGACCAGTGAATCCCGAGAGTTGCCCAAGCTATTGCCCTGGCTGATGCCGCTGACAAACTTCATGGCATCGTCCAGCGAGCGCACCTGATAGTCGGACAGGGTTTGCTGGGTGACCACATTGACCGATTGCGCCTCTTCCTTGATCGGCACATTACTTTTGCTCGCCGTGCTGGCTTGAGAAGTGGTGTAACCCGTGTCCTGGCTGACACGGCTTGCCTGAATATCGGTGGCCGGCAATTCGAGAGGTTGTGCCCATAGAGGGCTGGCAAACATGACGCAGGAAAGTGTCGGCAACGCGTGTTTCATGAAGACTTTGCGGCGGGCAAGGGGGTGTTGATGGCTCAAGACGTCGCACTCGATGAATTGTTAGTAACGATTCTCATTGTATTGTGCGATGTATTTTCAGTAAACACCCTTCACGGTTCTCCTGGCGCGCCCTTGAGGACATCTGCCGACGACACCGCAGGCGTCCAATCCAGATAAGATCTCTGTCAGCGTCAAAAAAAATCACTTTTTAAAACAATTGGTTGAAGCCTCTTAACGGACTATTGGACAGAAGGCTATATTTTTGACTAGTGACATTTGACAGGCCGCCTGGAGTAGTCGATACCTAACAAGGTCGACGTATAACAAAGACCAGAGTCGAATGACTGGATATACGTCACCCCAGCAGTTAAGTTCATGATCGAAAGTACTTGATTTTCAACGGGCCGACCCTTCGGCCCCCTGCGGTAGCTTTGCTCATCACCCGGAACTTCATCTCTCTAATGCCGTGGCGATATCACTTTTAGCGTTAAGTTATGTTTACACTTTCTATCCAGAGTTCTGATTGAGCGCTGCCTCAGCGAATAGAACCTCCCTTGTATGCACGTCAGATAATTGACTCGAGTTATTAGTTTCCGCTACGTGCACATTACCTGCTTCGTTATTGATACACCTGCTCCAACTACTTAACACTTTTCGCGATTCCACAAGTTCGATACAACTCACTGGAGGCGCCAAGGCATCCCTGATGCGCCACCAGGCATGCTTAAACCAAATAGTGTGGAGCTTGCCAGAATGCTGACGAGTACCCAAGGTTCCAACTGGTATCTTTTGCAGTGTAAGCCGCGTCAGGACGAACGGGCACAAATCAATTTATTGCGACAGAATTACGTCATATTTTGCCCGCAAATCGTCAACCAGCGCCTGATTCATGGCAAACCTCATCACTCCCTGGAGCCTCTGTTTCCGGGGTATCTTTTCATTCAGCTCAGCCGTGATGACAAATGGGCGCCTTTGCGTTCCACACGCGGCGTCAGCCGTGTCGTCGACTTCAATCATGGGCCGGCGATGGTGCCTGACGATGTGATTGAGCATCTGCGTAGCCGGTGTTTTAAACCCTCGGAAACTCAGCCCCCCCACCCTTTCCAGCCCGGCGAAACGTTGCAAATAACCCGAGGGCCGTTGTCGACACTGGAAGGTATCTTCCTGACCATGTTAGGTGACGAGCGCGTCATGATTCTGCTGCACTTCTTGAATAGAGAACAACCCGTTCGCGTCCCGTTGACGGACATTGAGCGCCCTTGGACTCATTTATAAATTTTACCCATCCATTTCTGCTGCGACGGACGTTAAAGAAAACGATTCTATTGAACCGGCTCCAGAAACACGCCCCGTTACTGGCAACTTTCCAGTTAATGTTCCGTCCTTTTTAAAGCAACTAATTTCAACGTAAAAGTCTGACTCATCATGAAGCAGTTATGGGTCTTAGTCACCTGCAGTTTTTCCGGTCTATAGTCATTGGGTTCACCCCCAGGAGCAATGACATGACCCTCAAGACCCGCGGCCCTTTCGCACTGATCATGATCTCTTTATATCCCGGAGCGGCCTGGAGTCTCGATCCCCAGTCGATTGATATCTACGGATTCGACTTCACCCCCACCCTGTTATTTTCAGAGAGCTATGACGACAACTTTCGGGAACTGGAGCGAGGGCGCCAGTCTTCCATGGTGACTAAAATTGCGCCCACCTTCGAACTGAAAGCTGAAGACCGCAACAGTGCCACCCGCCTGATCTGGCAGCCGACCCGATACATTTATCATGACGAGCCGGATGCCTCGAATACGGCACAACGCGTGCGGCTCAACAGCATCATGGAATTCACCGATCGCCATCGACTGAAACTTGAAGCGGAAGCACGTAAATACGAGCGTACGACGTCGACCGCTGTCGATGGCATCAATGACAAGATTCGCACTAACCGCGTCAACGGCCTTTATACCTATGGCGCCAGGAGCG
The window above is part of the Pseudomonas sp. B21-048 genome. Proteins encoded here:
- a CDS encoding dihydrodipicolinate synthase family protein, yielding MSTSVIRGVIGYTITPFAVDGSLDLVALGQSIDRLIASGVHAIAPLGSTGEGAYLSDSEWESVVRFSQEKIADRVPTVVSVSDLTTARTVQRAQLAEACGATAVMVLPASYWKLTDTEIVDHFKAVGAAINIPIMLYNNPGTSGTDLSVNLILRILSEVKNVTMVKESTGDIQRMHRLFKATDGKVAFYNGCNPLALEALVAGATGWCTAAPNLIPELNLALWDAVQSGKLEEARTLFYRQYEMLEYITRRGLPTTIKAGLKMQGLDVGGPRLPLQPLDAQSCTFLKGLLNDLAS
- a CDS encoding aldolase yields the protein MTTTMQIPKDQLVTLAEKQMVMTLIDNEYTPRQKLALTCRILFDGGHDSGLAGQITARTETPGSYYTQRLGLGFDEICGSNLLVVDEDLKVLKGQGMANPANRFHSWLYRARPDVNCIIHTHPLHSATLSMLEVPLAVSHMDICPLFNDCAFLKDWPGIPVGNEEGEIISKAIGDKRAILLSHHGLLIAGDSIEEACVLALLFERAARMQLLAMSAGEIRPISELLGKEAHDWISTPKRHGAAFSYYARRALRTHGDCLA
- the rfaH gene encoding transcription/translation regulatory transformer protein RfaH is translated as MLTSTQGSNWYLLQCKPRQDERAQINLLRQNYVIFCPQIVNQRLIHGKPHHSLEPLFPGYLFIQLSRDDKWAPLRSTRGVSRVVDFNHGPAMVPDDVIEHLRSRCFKPSETQPPHPFQPGETLQITRGPLSTLEGIFLTMLGDERVMILLHFLNREQPVRVPLTDIERPWTHL
- a CDS encoding helix-turn-helix domain-containing protein; its protein translation is MAVQLRILRKKMGITLEQLAGQTGLTKSYLSKVERGVSSPSIAVALKLAKALNAQAEELFSTEAVPTEGYSLVRRQQREANDAGVSVAHVPLARHIGHRALLPFLVYPPRSFGHSAFKEHLGEEFIYVVRGRVEVDFGNERQTLDEGDALHFNAQKSHRLRTVSDEQAELLVVVHSSD
- a CDS encoding type 1 glutamine amidotransferase, translated to MKVHFVMHESFEAPGAFEDWVKARGYQATYSRVYQHDVLPDTAESFDLLVVLGGPQDPATTLEQCPHFNAAAERELISKAISARRAVVGVCLGSQLIGEALGATFNHSPEKEIGKFPIYLTQEGLANPKFSHFGETLEVGHWHNDMPGLTQDAKIIASSEGCPRQIVEYSQLVYGFQCHMELTKDVVELLIQASEAELITLTDRRFVQQPAALRANDYDEMNQKLLVFLDKLVADYQAG
- a CDS encoding TonB-dependent siderophore receptor, translated to MKHALPTLSCVMFASPLWAQPLELPATDIQASRVSQDTGYTTSQASTASKSNVPIKEEAQSVNVVTQQTLSDYQVRSLDDAMKFVSGISQGNSLGNSRDSLVKRGFGTNDDGSILRDGVRSNLGHNFSATTDRIEVLKGPASMLYGALEPGGLINVISKQPEYTQSTTLSGSAYSEGGGTLAVDTTGPLGDTGLAYRLIAERGHEDYWRNYGVNESTLVAPSLSWTGDRASLTLSYEYNDYSSPFDRGTVFTNGHPADINYDKRLDEKWAKSVGIREVATARFEYQLNDDWKTRVTYGWNNDRYSLSIAQPSSLTGNTLRRAANGAHYDDETRYTSWDFIGQQELLGQRHDLLVGVDTEASDQFRGKTYRNTVQSGFNITSPVYGRLAEPSLISAKDSDLSNRLTSSSVYFKDNWHLDDRWILVLGGRQQHYDQYSDQGRGGSYKVNRDDNGDAFVPFVGLVYKATDTLSLYGNYSRSFKPNTQVDDAGHTFDPEEGRSYEVGAKYDPLPGLNINLALFDIVKKNVVTTQTINGVSLSEAAGKVGSQGLELDITGRVAERWDLIGTYAYTHTQILDDPDDEGHRLADAPKHTASLYLTHHLNVPTKFGAWHAGAGARYIGERAANNANDFWLNSYTVADAFVRWESPLFGYKTSLQFNVDNLFDKQYYPSSTGSQLAVNVGESRTARLSASVTF
- a CDS encoding LysR family transcriptional regulator, yielding MDFDPALLRAFVAIKETGSFTRAAERLHLSQSAISHQVRRLEEQAGTALLVRTTRRLTLTEDGEDFLRHAEHVLRAQDALSRRFEASSVSGAVRFGVPENFIGDGLPPLLTRFARQFPAVRLDVTVGTYLDLRALVDADGLDLAVIMALPGSQVGGTVLRETRFVWAAAQGFDFTGNSPLPLAFAPAPCVHRQVAVEALASATVNWRVAFTSPSQQGLRAAVLAGLAVTALPLGDLEPGMVVIDGQYGLPPLPEADFRLIWSVTGKTPAAHAFGQLLVEMSESPSI